From one Vanacampus margaritifer isolate UIUO_Vmar chromosome 12, RoL_Vmar_1.0, whole genome shotgun sequence genomic stretch:
- the mdh1ab gene encoding malate dehydrogenase 1Ab, NAD (soluble) isoform X2, with product MSEPIRVLVTGAAGQIAYSLLFSIAKGDVFGKDQPLTLLLLDITPMMPVLEGVVMELQDCALPLLREIVATDKVEVAFKDLDAAILVGSMPRREGMERKDLLKANVAIFETQGKALDKYAKKTVKVLVVGNPANTNCLIAMKSAPSIPKENFSCLTRLDHNRARSQVAMRCCVPATHVKNVIIWGNHSSTQYPDVHHCKVNMSGSEMACFDAVKDEAWLKGDFITTVQQRGAAVIKARKLSSAMSAAKAICDHMKDIWFGTPQGEFISMGVNSSGNTYKVPNDLIYSFPVQIKNKSWKIVEGLAINDFSKAKMEATATELIEERDTALDFLSK from the exons ATG TCTGAGCCAATTAGAGTTCTGGTGACTGGCGCAGCAGGGCAGATTGCCTACTCTCTGTTGTTCAGCATTGCCAAAGGAGATGTCTTTGGCAAAGATCAG CCCCTCACACTCCTCCTCCTGGATATTACGCCCATGATGCCTGTTTTGGAAGGTGTGGTCATGGAACTGCAGGACTGTGCCCTCCCTCTTCTGAGAG AAATTGTGGCCACTGACAAGGTGGAAGTGGCCTTCAAGGACCTGGATGCCGCCATCTTGGTGGGCTCCATGCCCAGGAGGGAGGGAATGGAGAGGAAGGACCTGCTCAAAGCCAATGTGGCCATCTTCGAGACGCAAGGAAAGGCCCTAGACAAGTACGCCAAGAAGACTGTCAAG GTTCTGGTGGTCGGAAACCCAGCTAACACCAACTGTCTGATTGCAATGAAGTCTGCTCCCTCCATTCCCAAGGAGAACTTCTCGTGCCTCACCCGCCTCGATCATAACAGGGCTCGCTCTCAG GTTGCAATGCGTTGCTGTGTCCCAGCCACCCATGTCAAGAACGTAATCATCTGGGGTAACCACTCGTCCACGCAATACCCGGATGTGCACCACTGCAAGGTCAACATGTCCGGCAGCGAAATGGCCTGTTTTGATGCCGTCAAGGACGAAGCCTGGCTCAAAGGGGACTTCATCACT ACGGTGCAGCAGAGAGGCGCTGCTGTCATCAAAGCCAGGAAGCTGTCCAGCGCCATGTCTGCAGCCAAGGCCATCTGCGACCACATGAAGGACATCTGGTTCGGCACCCCGCAG GGCGAGTTCATTTCCATGGGTGTGAACTCCTCAGGCAACACCTACAAAGTTCCAAATGACCTCATCTACTCCTTCCCTGTCCAGATCAag AACAAGTCCTGGAAAATAGTGGAAGGTCTGGCCATCAATGACTTTTCCAAGGCCAAGATGGAGGCCACAGCCACAGAGCTAATAGAGGAGAGGGACACAGCGCTGGATTTCCTGTCCAAGTGA
- the mdh1ab gene encoding malate dehydrogenase 1Ab, NAD (soluble) isoform X1 gives MSTTPYSSVLPLAYLPLCVKSMLIVLTSMFSALFPLLSQSEPIRVLVTGAAGQIAYSLLFSIAKGDVFGKDQPLTLLLLDITPMMPVLEGVVMELQDCALPLLREIVATDKVEVAFKDLDAAILVGSMPRREGMERKDLLKANVAIFETQGKALDKYAKKTVKVLVVGNPANTNCLIAMKSAPSIPKENFSCLTRLDHNRARSQVAMRCCVPATHVKNVIIWGNHSSTQYPDVHHCKVNMSGSEMACFDAVKDEAWLKGDFITTVQQRGAAVIKARKLSSAMSAAKAICDHMKDIWFGTPQGEFISMGVNSSGNTYKVPNDLIYSFPVQIKNKSWKIVEGLAINDFSKAKMEATATELIEERDTALDFLSK, from the exons ATGTCGACAACACCCTATTCAAGTGTGCTACCTCTTGCCTACCTACCCTTGTGTGTGAAATCAATGCTAATTGTACTAACGTCTATGTTCTCTGCCTTGTTCCCACTCCTTTCGCAGTCTGAGCCAATTAGAGTTCTGGTGACTGGCGCAGCAGGGCAGATTGCCTACTCTCTGTTGTTCAGCATTGCCAAAGGAGATGTCTTTGGCAAAGATCAG CCCCTCACACTCCTCCTCCTGGATATTACGCCCATGATGCCTGTTTTGGAAGGTGTGGTCATGGAACTGCAGGACTGTGCCCTCCCTCTTCTGAGAG AAATTGTGGCCACTGACAAGGTGGAAGTGGCCTTCAAGGACCTGGATGCCGCCATCTTGGTGGGCTCCATGCCCAGGAGGGAGGGAATGGAGAGGAAGGACCTGCTCAAAGCCAATGTGGCCATCTTCGAGACGCAAGGAAAGGCCCTAGACAAGTACGCCAAGAAGACTGTCAAG GTTCTGGTGGTCGGAAACCCAGCTAACACCAACTGTCTGATTGCAATGAAGTCTGCTCCCTCCATTCCCAAGGAGAACTTCTCGTGCCTCACCCGCCTCGATCATAACAGGGCTCGCTCTCAG GTTGCAATGCGTTGCTGTGTCCCAGCCACCCATGTCAAGAACGTAATCATCTGGGGTAACCACTCGTCCACGCAATACCCGGATGTGCACCACTGCAAGGTCAACATGTCCGGCAGCGAAATGGCCTGTTTTGATGCCGTCAAGGACGAAGCCTGGCTCAAAGGGGACTTCATCACT ACGGTGCAGCAGAGAGGCGCTGCTGTCATCAAAGCCAGGAAGCTGTCCAGCGCCATGTCTGCAGCCAAGGCCATCTGCGACCACATGAAGGACATCTGGTTCGGCACCCCGCAG GGCGAGTTCATTTCCATGGGTGTGAACTCCTCAGGCAACACCTACAAAGTTCCAAATGACCTCATCTACTCCTTCCCTGTCCAGATCAag AACAAGTCCTGGAAAATAGTGGAAGGTCTGGCCATCAATGACTTTTCCAAGGCCAAGATGGAGGCCACAGCCACAGAGCTAATAGAGGAGAGGGACACAGCGCTGGATTTCCTGTCCAAGTGA
- the mdh1ab gene encoding malate dehydrogenase 1Ab, NAD (soluble) isoform X3, which translates to MMPVLEGVVMELQDCALPLLREIVATDKVEVAFKDLDAAILVGSMPRREGMERKDLLKANVAIFETQGKALDKYAKKTVKVLVVGNPANTNCLIAMKSAPSIPKENFSCLTRLDHNRARSQVAMRCCVPATHVKNVIIWGNHSSTQYPDVHHCKVNMSGSEMACFDAVKDEAWLKGDFITTVQQRGAAVIKARKLSSAMSAAKAICDHMKDIWFGTPQGEFISMGVNSSGNTYKVPNDLIYSFPVQIKNKSWKIVEGLAINDFSKAKMEATATELIEERDTALDFLSK; encoded by the exons ATGATGCCTGTTTTGGAAGGTGTGGTCATGGAACTGCAGGACTGTGCCCTCCCTCTTCTGAGAG AAATTGTGGCCACTGACAAGGTGGAAGTGGCCTTCAAGGACCTGGATGCCGCCATCTTGGTGGGCTCCATGCCCAGGAGGGAGGGAATGGAGAGGAAGGACCTGCTCAAAGCCAATGTGGCCATCTTCGAGACGCAAGGAAAGGCCCTAGACAAGTACGCCAAGAAGACTGTCAAG GTTCTGGTGGTCGGAAACCCAGCTAACACCAACTGTCTGATTGCAATGAAGTCTGCTCCCTCCATTCCCAAGGAGAACTTCTCGTGCCTCACCCGCCTCGATCATAACAGGGCTCGCTCTCAG GTTGCAATGCGTTGCTGTGTCCCAGCCACCCATGTCAAGAACGTAATCATCTGGGGTAACCACTCGTCCACGCAATACCCGGATGTGCACCACTGCAAGGTCAACATGTCCGGCAGCGAAATGGCCTGTTTTGATGCCGTCAAGGACGAAGCCTGGCTCAAAGGGGACTTCATCACT ACGGTGCAGCAGAGAGGCGCTGCTGTCATCAAAGCCAGGAAGCTGTCCAGCGCCATGTCTGCAGCCAAGGCCATCTGCGACCACATGAAGGACATCTGGTTCGGCACCCCGCAG GGCGAGTTCATTTCCATGGGTGTGAACTCCTCAGGCAACACCTACAAAGTTCCAAATGACCTCATCTACTCCTTCCCTGTCCAGATCAag AACAAGTCCTGGAAAATAGTGGAAGGTCTGGCCATCAATGACTTTTCCAAGGCCAAGATGGAGGCCACAGCCACAGAGCTAATAGAGGAGAGGGACACAGCGCTGGATTTCCTGTCCAAGTGA